Proteins from one Streptomyces roseifaciens genomic window:
- a CDS encoding DUF6397 family protein, giving the protein MAVQECRERSATATVACGRAARELGLKSREFELAVQLGHVRTVSAPGGRPRVTREEIERHRSGEGFPESLRNRLWAVGTAEAAQLMGVSPARFARLAKAGCFAPVRFYVNRYRAVVWHYLAADLVEFADANPELLTGRTPPGLRLELEGRDDQRARSWRTRRLGQLTGRTADPWEQAAAVAAVLAPDQLADAVPDPYERAYVSALRPDLAGIRSDSAAAREVIERVTLAVDADEIGRHRERLALALAAAREARTAPRPDGHEPAGPAREPDGGVREEGRSDHLAAGPGPGPEQEREPKGTAGDQEAGRDREEAPAGLRAWLRRLRRIA; this is encoded by the coding sequence ATGGCGGTGCAGGAATGCCGGGAGCGGAGCGCGACGGCCACGGTGGCCTGTGGGAGGGCGGCGCGGGAGCTTGGCCTGAAGTCCCGCGAATTCGAACTGGCCGTGCAGCTGGGCCATGTGCGGACGGTGTCAGCTCCCGGCGGGAGGCCGCGGGTCACGCGGGAAGAGATCGAACGACACCGTTCCGGCGAGGGCTTCCCCGAGTCGCTGCGCAACCGCCTGTGGGCGGTGGGCACGGCCGAGGCCGCCCAGCTGATGGGGGTGAGCCCCGCTCGCTTCGCACGCCTTGCCAAAGCGGGCTGCTTCGCCCCCGTGAGGTTCTACGTCAATCGCTACCGGGCGGTGGTCTGGCACTATCTGGCCGCCGACCTCGTGGAGTTCGCCGACGCCAACCCCGAGCTCCTCACGGGGCGCACGCCTCCCGGGCTCCGCCTGGAGCTGGAGGGGCGTGACGACCAGCGGGCCCGGAGCTGGCGCACCCGGCGGCTCGGCCAGCTGACCGGGCGGACGGCGGACCCCTGGGAGCAGGCGGCGGCCGTCGCAGCCGTGCTCGCCCCCGACCAGCTGGCGGATGCCGTGCCCGACCCGTACGAGCGGGCGTACGTCAGTGCGCTGCGCCCGGACCTCGCCGGGATCCGCTCGGACTCGGCGGCGGCGCGGGAGGTCATCGAGAGGGTGACGCTCGCCGTCGACGCCGACGAGATCGGGCGCCACCGGGAACGGCTCGCCCTGGCCCTGGCCGCAGCCCGGGAGGCCCGGACGGCTCCGAGGCCCGATGGGCATGAGCCCGCGGGTCCCGCGCGGGAGCCGGACGGGGGTGTGCGGGAGGAGGGCCGGTCGGACCACCTCGCGGCGGGACCGGGACCGGGGCCGGAGCAGGAGCGGGAGCCGAAGGGGACGGCGGGGGACCAGGAGGCCGGGCGGGACCGGGAGGAGGCTCCGGCCGGTTTGCGGGCGTGGCTGCGCCGGCTGCGGCGCATCGCATGA
- a CDS encoding acyl-CoA thioesterase gives MTTPTDRLVGLLDLEQIDLNIFRGRSPDESLQRVFGGQVAGQALVAAGRTTDGDRPVHSLHAYFLRPGRPGVPIVYLVERVRDGRSFTTRRVVAVQQGRTIFNLTASFHEPEPGFEHQVPAPDVPAPEELPRLADEIRERLGELPSALRHMERRLAFDIRYVDRLRWTPQELADTEPRSAVWMRALGPLGDDPLVHTCALTYASDMTLLDAVRIPVEPLWGPRGFDMASLDHAMWFHRPFQADEWFLYQQESPIATGARGLARGQIFDREGRLLVSVMQEGLFRKVG, from the coding sequence ATGACCACACCGACCGACCGTCTGGTGGGTCTGCTCGACCTGGAGCAGATCGACCTGAACATCTTCCGGGGCCGCAGTCCCGACGAGTCGCTGCAGCGCGTGTTCGGCGGGCAGGTCGCCGGGCAGGCGCTGGTCGCGGCCGGGCGGACCACCGACGGTGACCGCCCGGTCCATTCGCTGCACGCGTACTTCCTGCGCCCCGGGCGGCCGGGAGTGCCGATCGTGTACCTGGTGGAGCGGGTGCGCGACGGCCGCTCCTTCACCACGCGGCGCGTGGTGGCCGTCCAGCAGGGCCGTACGATCTTCAATCTCACCGCCTCCTTCCACGAACCCGAGCCGGGCTTCGAGCACCAGGTGCCCGCGCCGGACGTGCCGGCGCCCGAGGAACTGCCACGGCTCGCCGACGAGATCCGCGAGCGCCTCGGCGAGCTGCCCAGCGCGCTGCGCCACATGGAGCGCCGGCTGGCCTTCGACATCCGCTACGTGGACCGGCTCCGCTGGACCCCGCAGGAGCTGGCGGACACGGAGCCGCGCAGCGCGGTGTGGATGCGCGCGCTGGGGCCGCTGGGCGACGACCCGCTCGTGCACACCTGCGCCCTCACGTACGCGAGCGACATGACGCTGCTCGACGCCGTACGCATCCCGGTGGAACCGCTGTGGGGGCCGCGCGGCTTCGACATGGCCTCGCTGGACCACGCGATGTGGTTCCACCGGCCCTTCCAGGCGGACGAGTGGTTCCTCTACCAGCAGGAGTCACCCATCGCGACGGGCGCCCGGGGCCTGGCCCGCGGTCAGATCTTCGACCGCGAGGGCCGGCTGCTGGTGTCGGTGATGCAGGAGGGTCTGTTCCGCAAGGTGGGCTGA